The Sminthopsis crassicaudata isolate SCR6 chromosome 5, ASM4859323v1, whole genome shotgun sequence genome contains the following window.
GAGCTTTCTTTTATCCACTATATGGTTCTTAACAATGGCTAATACTTCTTATAAAGGGTCATGTACTTTATAAGaagtagaatgaatgaatgaaagaataaatgaatggaaagtCCATTTCCTTAAATCATATATATGGCATCAGTCTCAGTGTTGGGAACCTAGTGCTGAGGTTTTGAATAAAAGTGATCAGGAAACCAATTCAGAGAGACTAGAAGACTATATCCTCTCCTATAATATCTATtccacagacacacagacactacatttcagaaaaagtttcatttgactggaagaaaaggaatgaaattaaAACCCTTCAAAAATAAGATAGATAATTATGGCTGAAACTAATGACAGGGTTCTAGACCTACAGGCTTTTCTGTTTTAAGTTGCCTTAAGAAAGCTGAGAATGAGAAAAGGACATGAAGAAGGAAAGTTTCATCTATATAGCCTCATACATCTTTTAGATATTTGATATTCAGAGTAAGGGGACATCTTTCAGATcctggttttgaattcagatctgttAATAACGAAGTTGAGCAAATTAGccttcttccataaaatgaagggattggactagataatctctaatttatttttgttaaaatattttttcaccttttttgccttttgacttttttttttttttacataattgctGAGccctcaagtatttttaaaattttatgtttgtgtGAGATTTTGTATAGTTGCTTTTGTTTCTCTATGCAACAATATAGTCTAAAGAAATATTTGGTATCCTACAGAGTAATGAATTGTGGGGTAAATTTAAGTTGGATGCCAAAGATCAAGTCTATTACTGTCTGAACCTTATGTAAAAAATTCTAAGGCATTCTAAGAATACACGTTAGTTGTGTGTCAAGGGCTCAAAAGCATCTCCAATATCTATTTGAAAAGTGTCAAACTCATTTTTGTTACACTgtcattttccagaaaaaaatctcattaataatttatatgtaatttcAGCCTAACACATACATTCTCTTAATAGAAAAGTGAGTGGGGTTAACATAATCAAGTGAGTAGGATTAACCAAATCAAATGTCAAGTGAAAATTATGACAAGTACCTAGCATTCCATTTTCCCCCTCTTACCGCCCCCATTTTCaggagacatttatcagaaaaagaaagatttttttttaagggaagttttatatgtaCATTTACAAATCATGCTTAGAGTAATTTATTTGAAGACCAAATGTCTCAAACATTAAaccaattttatagataaaactaATTTAGGCCTGTaccttttaatcatttctatttcttttttgttccttttatcatctagttttaaaaatcttaattgtGTTTTCAAAAAGTTCCTCCGGTCTCCTATCCCAAATATTTTCACGTAATCTTTTGTATATGTTTATGAATGTCTGCGTGTAtccttttcttaaagaaaaaaataaaggtttaatcgatttttaaaatttttatatcacttcTCATTTGTCATCCCTTAATATAATTATCCCTCTCTGCCATCTTTAGGAAGAAaggttaaaataattaattacctCAACATAGAGTTTAAGGGAAGAGAATATGCAGAATTTTATATCCATAGTTCATTAGCTCTTTAACAAGGATAAGGAAGCACATTCCAAAATCAATTATCTTTCTAGATTCTATTCAATACCTATACTTATTAATTTCTGGGAAGACAATCCCACCTTGTCCAGTCATCCCTAGCCTAACACACAAAGACAGATGGGCTTTCTTTGCTTATATATTCACAGATGCTATTTCcaaactttgtttttttcccttttcttatatgTCCTACCTAACCACACACTGAAATTGTCACCCCTCTTactcattttcatttatattgcatCATCACTCAGAAATCAGtctcatgcatatatgtgtatgggctataaatactttataattaaagaaatgaagtttgtttgtttggagCTTGCAAAGAATTGAAAGGCAGAGGACTATTCTAGTTATCCTAACTTTTAAGGCCTTTAgtataattccttttcttctaatCAAATGAAATCTATTTTGGAATACATTAGTTCTCTTACATGTATATGTGAGATACATGAGGTAGGAGTACAAAAAGAGAAGGGccaatttctttttacttttccctcctccttctatATTGTTCTTtggaagctgattttttttttaacccaagaaTAAGTccacatttatccctattaaatttaaGTTTATTGACCCAATATGACTACttattttatctaaattattacctatacttcctttttatttcatctgtaaattctataatctatcatttatatttttatgcaaaaatgtaaaatgatacCAAGGAGCAAGCACAGATCATTGAGGCACTTCCTGGACAACTCAATTCAGTTTAAGAAGCATTCTACTGGAGGGAAGCAACATGCGCATAGAAAAACACTAATGTATAGTAATTTGGGGACAGGTTCAGAGCacaaggagaatgagaaaagaaacctTGAAAAGAAGGTAGCATTTGAATTTACCCTTGAAGGGATTGAAGGATATCAAGAAATAGACATAAGTATAAAGACCATTATAAGTCTGGAAGACAGCCCATGCAGAAGCACAAGCTGGGATGTCATGCATGCAGAATAGCAAGTTTGCCAGTTTGTCTGGAATACAGAGTGCATGGCAGGAAGCAAGATAAAGGTGGGATCCAGATTAGTGAAAccttaaaggcaaaaaaaaaaaaatccctcattaTTTTGAGGGATTACTGAAGGAATCAAAGGAATAACATAGGCAGGACTTCACCTTAAGAAATTCAAGTTGGCAACTTTATGGAGAATGGACTGGagcagggagaaagagaaagcaggGATATCAATGAAGAATCCACTATAAGAGTTCAAATGAGAGATGGTGAGGGCTCTGATGTTGTCTGTGTGAGTAAAGGGGATGGGATAAATGCAAAAAAGTTTATAGAGTTATAATAGGAAAGATTGTAAAGACAAAAGAAGAGCTAGGTATGACTCCAAGATTGTGGGCTTCAGTGATAAAAAGGATAATAGCTACTTCAGTAAAAGCAGGGAAATTAAGAAGTGGATGGGTTTGGGGAGAAAatagaattctgttttggacttgATGAGTTTCAGATGTTAATATTACATAGGAGAGGTGTCTAACAAAGTTTGTGATGCAGAATTGAAGCTCAAGAGAAAGATGAAGTCTGGAtaagatttgggaatcatctggGTGTATATCTGTAATAGTTAAATCCATAGGAATTTCTGAGATCATTAAGGTATacaggaaagagagggggaaagacacacagagataaaaggagaaagaaaaaggggaggaaaaggcaaaggaagagaaggcaaaaggaggaaagaagagggaagaggagaaggaagaggggaaaaggaagaaaaaagagaaaagggaagagaaggaattatagagaaggaaaagagggagaggcaggaggaggagaaaaaaaaggagaagaaggtggctgttgtccttcatttctgaagagaaccaaaatgacatcactttgTTAGAATCAGGTTACAATGTGTCTacctgtggctgatcagaccaataagaaATTAACATGTTCTACCCCAGGTTGgaccatgtgaacatttggggtggattctttaaatttgtgcatctcaagTTTCTCTTGAGTTACTCTACTTCTGCTTTGCtgatagagcacagcatcttctctgatgaaggtATGCCATACTGGGCAGTTGTGCACCAGTGTCTCCCACAGTTATGGAGATCAATAGCAAAATTAGAAGAGATGTTCTTGGCAAGAAGCAAACCTCTTCCTTTAAGATAGGATCAAACATGAGAAGAGTTATCCCCAACACTCAAGGTGAtttgaggtttagaattggggacCTGAGGGAATTTAcagataatttcaattttttttttagttaagagTGAGAAAATACAGATCTTTCTCTGTTGGGAACTGGAGGAAGGAAAATGGTTTGGGAGAAAAGGAGGTTTGCGTGCGATAATCAGAAAAGAGTAAAAAGATTACTGTGAAACAATGAAAGTTCAACTGCcattagataatataaatataaatttgtaatgTGTCAATTCATCATGGCTGTGCAGTCCTACAGGAGAATTCAGCAGCAtgtgaggaagagaggaaaataatggTATGGATAATCAACGTTTGTGTTTGAACAGGATGAACTTTAACAGTATAAGGGAAGGGAAGTCCAGACATGACagattcattaagtgcttactatgtgctaggtttGGGCTTAACCCTGGTGAAAtgaatacaagcaaaaagaaaaagggaagataacATACAAAAGTTAAGGATTCCACTAAGTCAAATggtgggacttttttttttttttcccttggataaTCAGAAAGCACATCAAAACCACCAGAGGCTACCAGAAAACTTCATCTGGGAGGCATAAACCAATCAAATCCTGAGGAAAACTTTGTCaccttttggagaaaatttatccatgttgtggGATAAAGGAGAGGAGAATTAGGAAGCTTTTATGGTAGTCCTATCATagatagtaaataaataattgttgggTATTTCAACTTGCTTGTTTTATGCTTAGGCATAAAAGCCATCATAAAAGAAGTTAagacattagaaaaattaaatatgctcAACCTTTGGTAATTATTGAATTGCTTAAGGAGTAATTTTTGTTCAGTATTGCATAGTAATTTTACAAACTTAACCTTGTATTAAGATACAAACAACTCAtgaataaatgtagaaaaacagaaatattaaacacattATTTATAGATCATAATGCAAAATCCcttaaccaacaagcatttattaaatgtttattatgttatTCATTGCATTAATCAAGTATTAAGGagacaaaaaaaccctcaaaactgTCCCTGTCCTAAATGAGCTTAAATTCCAGAGGAGACAATCTATACATGAATATGTTCATGCAAGATACGTACAAAGTACACAGAAGTCAATCTTGGAAGAGAAGATTAACTAGTAAGTGGGAAGTGAGACTGACAAGCCAAGCTACTTGTCAAAAGTGACTTCTGAACTCTGGGCAAAAATGCACACCAatacccaattgatgggtacaATTGGTATAACCATTGTGGAAAACAACTTGAAATTCAAGAAAAGTCATGAAAGCATTTGTACcctttgagatcatgattacttcTGAGCAAATATTTTAAGGAGGTCCAAGAGATAAATAAAGATGTTGTACACATCCAAatatttgttgtaattttttttgtgtgtggtagaaaagaactagaaacaagcTTAGTATATTTGTtaggaatggatgaacaaatacTATATGATTATAAGTGAAATACATATGGgatataaatttaatatgttaTAATAAATGATTCATGTGAGGAATTCAGAGTAATGAGAAGACATATATGAACAAGTAGAACCAATAGAAAAATATACTAAATGAGTGCCATAATGTTAATGAAAACAGCATAAAAGATTATTGAAATTGGGTTAATTTCAAGGACCAATTTTAGTTCTAGAAATCAGATAATGAAACATTCTTTTCTCTTGTTGGTATAGATATAGGGGTCTACATGTATAGAATGTTGAATGTTAATTAATTGACTGAcctttttctttattgtctttgCTAATTATAAGGAGTGATACATTaggaaaatagtaatttttttaggTAAACAGAAAACAAGAATGAGATATGTCTactgctcatatgaaagaggaaATGTTTATGGAAAAAAACATCTTTACTCCTCagcttttattttgcttctgttttctctatcAAATAGAATCTTCTTTGGATTGAAAAGGCtactaaaaaaatataaaggggaaatacaaaagcaaaaagattGTAAAAAAGAACCTAACCTCCCTAAAGAGTTCAAGAGCCCTGGACAGAAGACATATCAAACTAGGCTGTTGACGAATAAGTAGTTGTAATTTTTAAACCAATATTAGGGATCTTtgagaaatgttggagaaaatgtgtTAAAAAACTGATTGGGAAAAAGACCCTGCTTCACATTCCCCTTCCTCCTACCTCCCAAAAACCAAAAGATATATAGGTCATCTTTTAAAtgtactaatttttaaaattaggaaactaataatatatttatatattattaaaatatatatatataatttatttaattatagatTAATGATTTTGACCACCATTCCTGACAAAATTCTAGAATCTATTATTAGCAATAAACAAATATCCACTAAGaataaatcattactgattattcttatttcctttcttaacaGGGTCACTAAACTGATAGATCAGGGGAATGCTCAGATATAGGCTATCTAGATTTCAGTAAAGCATTTAACAAGGTTTCTAATAATAACAAAGtcttcaaaacaaaaaaagagagatgtatacatatatagataaaaatgTTAGATATAGAATAGGTAATGAGTTTGGAACTagttattttattgaattaaccAATCATTTTCTTCTAGGAAAGAGGTATTTAGTGGGGTTCTAGAGAGCCTCTGTCAGAACTCTGACATTGGCAGGGCCAGTGAGAGTACAGCTAAAAAAGATCATCTCCTGAGGGTCCTTAAGTGACCTTGGGGAATTTGTTAACTTCTCTGAGATTTCTTATTCAACTCAAAAGTGGGGATAATTATGCCTCTATTACCCATCTCATGGTTTTGTTATCAagaacaaatacatataaaattatctgTAAATTGTAAAGAgccatatacatttttttttttttttgctttcatatcCTGTCTCTGCTACTGTGATACTTATTAGGACCCACAAATTTAAAGTTCTTTGCAttgttaataaaaaaagaagtatgcTCTCTTGGGATTATGGATTTTGTATAACTATAATGTACACTTGAACCATGACATGGTCTGCCTTAGAGGAGGGACACACTAGGGCACTTAATTAGCCCTGGCACATATATGGTTGAATTACTTAAATTCTGTGACTTCAGCACATGTTAAAGTACATGCTACTGGCAAAGGAGATTATCCTTTAAGATTAAGACAATCTTTGATTTTCTCTTAACTGAGTTTGGGATTGTaaactgtataaataaatattgtcCTCAAACCTTGACTTGGCTAATCCCAAATTAGCAAGATAATGTTCAAAGGAGAAAAGGGCCTTCCTCTTGAAATAAGAGATATTACAAGGGAGCTGGAATATTAAATGTCCCTCTGGAGTTCTAGGGAATCATGGGTGTGATAGGAGCTCTATGGATGTTATAACTTGGGAAAGTTGAGAGTCATCAAGTTTGAGGTATTTTTGATCATCTGAAACTTTGGTAGCTATTATTGTTAATGCAAGGGGATatgtataatggatagaaagctggccTCAGTGTCAGAAAGATCAGAtttcaagtctcatctctgatagaaattggctgtgtgaccctgagcaaatcacataTTCTCTCAGTGCTCTAAGCATTTAAGACTCCAAGTTGCAGAGCAGGTACTGATCCCTATTGGgaattccttataccaatgaaattacagattttaTCCAACAGAAATATTACTGATTATTTCTATtgtcttttttcttaataaatatccTTGGAAAAATACAATTGTACTTTAGGATgcataataaaggaaaagaaaataaagatagattGGGTACCAAAGACAAGGAACTCAGGTACAAGATAAATACTGTGACATTTGGTAGATCAGGTTTCAGTGAGGATAGAAGATtgaattttactttgttttcctaCAGTGAACCAgaagaaagagatttttatttatattatagtaAGAAGAATGTCTGCATCAAAATCAGATTCTACTGGATCAGTTCTGGGAAGGAGTTCTCCAGGAAGTTATGTGACTTCACTAGAGTTTTGATGTGAgaaaattcttataatttttacaaattgtcTGTCTATCCCCTTTATTCTTTGAATGCTTTGCTTAGATACATACACTCTAGGAAATGCTTaccttttagagaaaaaaaataaaaaaagcaaaacagaacagCACTCTCCTTTTACAATGACCCAGTCAAGAACAGCCCATCTCCAGGAACAAATCCTTTATGTGATCCAGTGGCATAATGCATTTTTTGAATAATTGACATATCCAAGGCTAGGATACATCACCAACTTCATATCATTTACTATTCTCTGCCAATCAATATAAGTACGTGTCACTGGGAGAtctcttcttaaaacttttttcaatgaaattgCTAGCTCCTGGAATTCTTCTATGATTGCAGtttggaatttattttcttgCTCTTCTACAAACTTGGCAAAACCTAAAGCCAGCTGAGCTTGGTTAACCACATCCAAGCAGTCTTGCACATCCTTGCTGATATCAAGATGAAAGTTGACTTGTTTAAAGAAGTGTGCTTTCACATAAATTGACCCTACTACTTGGGTAAGAAATGGAGTTattgaaaaaatccattttgATTTCCAAAGGCCATTCCAGTAATCTGAAGCTTTGTAATGATGATCTTCTATGCAGGCTattaagaattctttattttttatggttTTCCTAAGTACATTGCAATTTCCTGATGGAAAGTGTTTACTCACATAGATTTTTAAAGCATAAGATACTACCATTCTCAGACATTCTGCTTCATTGCGTAGAACACCATGACTCTCAATGTCTTTCAACTGATTTTCAAGAACATCAAATTTGAAAGAAAGCCTGGTATGAGAGTCAAAAAAGCGCTGATCACCCAGTTCATTGTGATGAGCAAGTAGTACTTGATGTCCATCTATGTTGAGtggtacaaaatattttttgcaatatTTGTTACCTGCCCATTCTCCATGTCGTCGCATTAATTTTTCATCTTGAACCAGCAGAGAAAGGTCATCAAAACTGTTTATAAATTCTCCTGGAGGAGCTTGTGTTAGCAAATTTTGAATggccttttctttgtttttcttactcACTTCATAGCGAAGGTGCTTCATTGTTTTTCTTGCAGGGGAAgtgaagataatgaaattaagTATGACCAAAAgaataagagaacattataagGGATACCTTCCCAATTGACATGTTAAATGTTCAAGTAGTTTTTATGAAAATCCATCATCAAATAGAAAGTCTGAAAAGTTCTGACTTTCTAGATGATGTCATAATGCTTTTTACTCAGCAACATCTAGAACTCTTGCAGATGTCACAGAATGTATTCGTgtggaaaaaacttttaaatccaGCAGTCATCTAATGCGCTGATTTCCAGTATAACAACTTTACTATATTCTGGGGATTTAAAGAACCCAGGAAACCTGAATACTTCTCTGCAAAGGTGGTATGTCTGTGCTTGTGTTCCACCCTGGGAGATCTAGAGATGTAGTACCAAGATTCAAGGCAGAGTTTGGAATGTTTTGTGCCGTAAGGGACACTAATGAAGCTGGCTCATTGAACTTCTTGAGCCACGTGTATGGAGCCATTAATAGAGCAGTCCCAAAGTATTTGGAAGCACTCTATAATGAGAAAGCTTGAGTAAATGTATAAGAACATGCAAACACTCTTATTGAATAAGCTCACAGAGAAAAATCCAAACTCTTCTAGTTTAAggaaaatgtgttttacatgaacATAAAGAAAAGTAGACTACCCTCGATCTTATAGAAAAGGACATGAATAGGCTCTTCTAATTCACACTgccatataaaagaaaatgaaatgctataGATCATTGgttgttctcttctctttccctagcATCTTCCTGGCAGCTGCAGGTGCATTAATGAAATCTATTACTTCAAGAGGCAAACCTGAATATCTTTGGATGCACCATAACAACACGACATATGGAATGTTTTACTAATTAAGAACAAGATAAAAAGGGGTCTGAGAAATGGAGAACAAATATCCACTTAGAAGTCATTTCTGTTTCCCCTGTTCTTTTTCCCGATCTTGTGCCTTTCTAGGTTTTGATCTCAACCATTTCCAAGATTTTCTGTTAGGTTAAAATCTACTCCTTGagtacaagctttttttttttttaacaacattttcTTAGGCTTTTCTAGTTTCAATATCAATATCTTTAACTGGTAAAGAATAAAAAGTTGCCATGCTTGCCCTAACCCATGATCTATATAACACAGATTTTTCCCCCTCTGGCATTTGTACCACAACATGTTTTTTTTAAGAGATCAATTCCCTCCTAAATACTAGACTCATAAATTTAGACCTGTAcccccaaaaatattttagtagcTCTTAATACATCATATTTATGGTATAtctgaatttatttaaatattgtttaaaagTGCTTATATATTTAGTATGCTTATCTCATAGCaatgatagaatcatagaatagatttataattggaagggaccttagaagctatctcattttacagataatgaaactgagatcCAGTGAGATTTAAGtcatttgctcaaggtcattcAGGTATTGTCTAAATCTGAGGCAGGATCTggactcagatttttctgattgtttatgattccatccattgtgccacctaaccaTCCTTATGGtttctgaaattttcttcaattcttaCTGGAGATTAAGCAATATTTCTTTCGTGTGTCATAAATTTATGTATTTTGAGCTTTAATCTTTCAAACTTTTATTCTTAAAGATTTacagaaattttaataatttttgtcattattatcataattcccattgttttttttaatgagaattcATTGCTTTGATAAATACATGTTCTTACTATGTCTACACCTGCAATGATTTTACATCAGATAAAATtacttttcatcattcattttatcTAGACTAAGTAATAAAGATTTTAATTCTGTTCCTTTGATCATTTTAGATTTCATTCTCTGGACTTCACCGAGATCTTAAAACTAGATTTTTATCAAAATTTCAGGTGTGAACATGCTATACTTTTTTTATTCAGGATAATATTCAGAATGTGTTAACCTTTCTTGGTGCAGCATCACATTAAATTCGTGCTTTCAGAGACAAATCTAAAATAGCTATTACTTTTCTTGGTGCGGTTACAACTTCcatttttaggttttctttttctgacctgtcatttttatcatttcatgTCTTTGAATACCTTTGCTCCACTGAGATATTAATACAGTCTCTTCTCCcaactaattttattattttttggtgaatagctaaaatatgtatatgcattcaCATGTTTATGATATattcatacatgtatacatatgtacagaggaa
Protein-coding sequences here:
- the CAPZA3 gene encoding F-actin-capping protein subunit alpha-3; amino-acid sequence: MKHLRYEVSKKNKEKAIQNLLTQAPPGEFINSFDDLSLLVQDEKLMRRHGEWAGNKYCKKYFVPLNIDGHQVLLAHHNELGDQRFFDSHTRLSFKFDVLENQLKDIESHGVLRNEAECLRMVVSYALKIYVSKHFPSGNCNVLRKTIKNKEFLIACIEDHHYKASDYWNGLWKSKWIFSITPFLTQVVGSIYVKAHFFKQVNFHLDISKDVQDCLDVVNQAQLALGFAKFVEEQENKFQTAIIEEFQELAISLKKVLRRDLPVTRTYIDWQRIVNDMKLVMYPSLGYVNYSKNALCHWIT